From Paenibacillus graminis:
TGCGGGCAATTCCGCTATAAATCTGGGTAGTCGAAATGTCGGAATGTCCAAGCATCTGCTGCACGGAACGCAGATCTGCTCCGCCCTCCAGCAAGTGCGCCGCAAACGAATGTCTTAAAGTATGCGGTGTAATATCCTGCTCAATCTGGGCTTCCCGGGCGTATTTCTTAATAATCTTCCAGAACCCCTGGCGGGTCAGCCTTCCGCCCAGACTGTTCAGGAATAAGGCCGATTCCTTCTGATTGCCGCGCAGCAGCTTCTCCCGCATGCCAGCGGCATACTGGGCTACACTTTCAGCCGCCATCGCGCCAATGGGAACGATCCGCTCCTTGCCGGAAGCTCCGGTGCAGCGGACATACTTCATTTCCGTGTGCACATCCTCCACGTTCAGCGAGATCAGCTCGGAGACACGGATGCCCGTAGCATAGAGCAGCTCCAGCATCGCCTTATCGCGTCTGCCCTGGGGAGTGTCGTCGCCCGGTGCATTCAGCAGCCGCTCCATCTCTTCCACACTCAGCACCATAGGCGGCTTGCTGCTTGGTTTGATTTTGTCCATATCCAGCGTCGGGTCCTGCCCGATCAAGCGTTCCCTCAGCAAATAATGAAAAAAAGCCCGGAGTGACACCGTATTGCGGTTCACCGTTGCGGCTGCGCGCCCTGCTCCGCGCTGTGCCGCGAGATAGAGCATAATATGTGATCTTTTGATGTCTTCCGGAGAGGACAACCCCCGCTCATCGGCAAAATCCATAAACTGCGAGATATCCCGCCCGTAGGACTCAAGTGTGCTTGGCGATAAGCCTTTGTCCTCGGACAAATACTGCATAAACGGCTGCAAATGTGACCTCATCAATCCACGCTCCTGTCTTACTCAGGCTGCTCGGCATTCTGCTGCATATTAATGTGGGGGCCTAGGCCGTACTTATGTAAAAGCAGGCCATGCCGGGTCCCGTCTTAGCATTTTCGACAGACTCACAGCCATTTCCTGCTTGCGGCACATTCCTCACTCTCCGTACCAGTAATAAAACCGCAGCCTCTCCCCAGAACTCAGCCCTTCGGGGGAATGCGGAACCTCCTGGAATGCCCGGATTGCCGTGCCTTCGGGGATTTCACTCTGTTCATAAGGATTGATCCAGCTGCCGATCCAGCTCATCGCATAATAAGCAAGACAGCTCAAGGTCACCAGCATTGTCATAAAATACAGCCGGCGCATGGTTTTGGGCACAGAGACGATCATGGGAATTCCTCCTAAAAAAAGTGGGAATCAATAACGGCATTAGGCTGCTCCGTACTCTTAGACAAGCAACTGCAAAAAAACGCAGCCGTCCGCTCCGCTGACTCGTCCTACACTGTATGCGCCGGGGGCTCCCTTTATGTATAAAGCCTCTGTAAATCATTTAAAAAGCCCCCTCCGGCAAATCGTACCGGGGAGAGCTTATGCGGTAATCCTCATCTACACAAGATGAACTTCAGAATGAAGAAGTGAAGTATGTAGCATTCTTAAGTTCACGCTCTATATAAGCTTATTCGGAAGCATTGCTGTCTGTGTTGTTCTTGTCCTTGCAGCGGTAGCAGATTCCGTGAAAATCAAGTCTATGATCAAGTACCGTAAAATTATATTCCTTCTCAAGCCGTTCTTCCAGCGGTCCAAGCCAATCCTCGCGGATCTCATCCATCGTGCCGCATTGCACGCAGATCAAATGATGATGATGATGTTTCGCTGTATCTGTCCGCAGATCGTAACGGGCCACGCCGTCTCCGAAATTGATCTTCTCCACAACATGAAGCTCGCTGAGCAGCTCCAAGGTACGATAAACAGTAGCAAGACCGATCTCCGGAGCTTTCTCCTTCACCAGCATGAAGACGTCTTCTGCGCTCAAATGATCTTCCTCATTCTCCAGCAGTACTCTTAAAGTGGCTTCCCGTTGGGGTGTGAGCTTATATCCTTGGGATTGTAGCTGTTGCTTAATCTTATCTATCCGGGCTTCCATTGTCTGCCTCCCCCTTGGAAAATTACCGCACCGGGCTTCAAATCACTTCTTCCATTATAGGGTGAGTGCCTTTGAGAAGTCAAACGCTTTTAGAACAGGGCTTACACGGATAGAAATTGGGCAAACCGCTTATCCTTTTGGAACCAGCATGGGTGTAACCCAGCGCATCATCGTTGGTGAAACCCAGGCCTCGAAGCCGGAAATCCCCAGTACAAGCACTGCCAGCCCAAATGATAACATCGTATACATAACAAAAGGGCGGGTAACCGGAGAACGCCGCTGGCCCAGTACCCGGCTGCGGATCATCAGCAGGGAAAAGGCTATCGCTGCAGCGCTGCCTACCAGGAGTACAGGAATCAGCACGAGATTATGCGGGGCAACTGAGACCAGCGCGAACAGCATGCCATGCCAGGAATATTCGCTGACCATACAGCCGACGGTAAAGCCGATTAGCACGCCTTTGAGAAAATCAAGGATCAGAATGCCCGGCAGGCCGATCACAGACAGTCCCAAAATCCAAATCAGGCCAATCCATTTCAGATTCAACGCAGCAATTTCCCAGTAGGAATCCGGCGCTGCAGGCAGACCCTGCTGATCCACGGTGACGAAGAAATTCCCCAGGTAATCGCTAAGCTCCTGCTGCTGATCCAGCGTCAGCGCACTTACGATCAAGGCCCCGAAAACGACCCCAACCAAAAATAATACCGCGACAAAAATATAAAGAGGCGTCTGTTCCTTCATCATCAGCCGCAAACTGCGCATCGGGACGTTCTCCTTTCCGGTCATATGTTACACCATATGAGGAAACCTCCCGCTCTATGACTTGTCCTTGCTGGCCTGAACCACAGTCCAGGTTAATGCAGGAGTGCAACGGCGGTTCTGCCGATGCTTCGTGGCCGCCAGTGCAGGCTAACCGTCTGCCGGCCGAAATCAGAGGTGTTTTTACCTCTTATTTCCTCCTATAACCCACTTCACGCCAAATCAGAGGTATTTTTACCTCTCATTCCCTCCTATAGCCCACTTCATGCCAAATGAGAGGTACTTTTACCTCTCATTTCCTCCTATAGCCCACTTCATGCCAAATGAGAGGTACTTTTACCTCTCATTTCCTCCTACAGCTCGCTTCCCGCCAGTTGAGAGGTACTTTTACCTCTCATTCCCACTTACAGCCCACCTGCTCATAAGACAGCTCCGTCCTACCCTTTTACTACCTTGCCATAAGTCCCGCCACCACCGGACGACAGCTCCAGCGTGCCGGAGCGGGCTTTTACGATTTGAGCAGCCAGCTCCGCTCCGGCAACAGCAGCCAGCTCCGCCTCACCGGCAGCGTGCAGGATTCTCATCTCCGTACCAAAAGCCGCCAGCAGCGCCTCCAGCTTACGCTTGCCTAGCCCCGGAATAAATTCCAGCGGCACCTGGTAGTGGTACGGTGGCCGGTGTGCCGGAATCAAAGGCTGCTCGCGGTCGGCGATGGCCAGAATCCGGTCGAATACACCCTGGACCAGCTTCTGGCTGCCGCAATACGGGCAGCGCTCCGATGTAGCATACGCTTCATCGGCTATGCTGCCGCAGCCCGCACAATAGGTGCGGTGATATTTGCCCAGCCGGGGATTCAGCCCGAAGTTGCCGCTGACCCTGCGTCCTTCCTGCCTCGCGAGGGCGAGCTTCAGCTCATGGAACGAAGGTTGTGCCATTTCGAGCACATTATACTCACGGCCGATCTTGCCAAGCGAATGAGCATCGGAGTTCGTCAAGAAGGTAAAGGGATCAAGCTCTGAGATATACCCGGCCATTTCCGAATCGGAGCTCAGTCCAAGTTCAACCGCAGCAATCCGCGCCAGATCAAACAAATCGGCCATCCGCTCGGCTGCACAGCCGTACAGTCCTTTGTGTGGCGTAAAAATATGTGCCGGAATCAGAATCCCGCCCCGGCCGCAGATCTCATCCTGCAGCTCCCGGGCCGGAACATACAGCCGCTGGGAGCTCAGATTAATATTCCGCATATGCTTGCCCATCCAGCTGCTGAAATCCTCCATGGCCGCAAGGTCCGGCAGGAAGGCCAGGACATGGCACTCTTTTCGTCCTGGCTCGCGGATTTCAATCTCTGTCCCCAGCACAATAGTCGTTCCCTGGTAGGCAATTCCGCCACCCTCCGCTTCGCTCATCTCGCCGGAGGCGAGCAGGGCGCGGATATCCGCCAGCACTCCCGGGGCGTGGCTGTCGATGATGCCGATCAGCTCCATCCCTTTGCGCTGCGCGGCCTCTTTGGCGATTCCGGCGAAGGTGAGGCTGCTGCTGCCGCTGATTTTGACAGTTTGTCCTGCCGATGTCCGCCCGATATGCACATGCAGATCACAATAATAACTCCGCAGCTTAGCCCCTAGTGCCATTGGCCTGTAAGCGTATATAGGTGCCAGGCGTAGACCGCCATCATTGTTTTGGCGTCGGCAATGCGCCCATCCGCAATATATTGATACGCTTCCTCCAGGGTAAGCTCGGAAACCTCCAGGAACTCATCCTCATCCAGCGCCATATCCCCAGACTGGGCATTATCTGTCACATATAAGTGAATGATTTCATCGGCAAAGCCGGGAGAGGTGTAGAATGACTTCAGCAGCTTCAGCTCCCCGCTGTGAAAACCGGTCTCTTCCTGAAGCTCGCGCCCGGCCGCAGCCAGCGGGTCTTCGCCCGGGTCCAGCTTGCCAGCGGGAATCTCCACTTCCGTGCGGTGCATCGGCTGGCGGTACTGCTCAACAACCAGCATTTTGCCCTGGTTCAGCGCTAATACGGCCACAGCCCCCGGATGCTTCACGACCTCGCGTGTTGCCGTATTGCCGTCAGGCAGCTTGACCGTATCCACCTGCAGCGAAATAATTTTGCCCTCAAAAATGTGCTGTGTGGACAAGGTTTCTTCATCCAGTGCGGGGTTGCGGTTAATTTCATCTTTTTTCATAGGTTTATGGTCTCCTTTAGCTTCGGTATGCATAGGGTGTATTATAGCAAACTTAAGAGGAAAGAAGGAATGCAGGCATGAATAACATCCTTGTCCATACAGGCTCATCCGCCGTCACAATGGTAGGCAAACCGGAAGAAATAAGGGCCGTCATCGCCGGGTGGATCAAGCAATATGGACGTGATATGCCTCTGGCCTACATCCTGATGCTGCACTCCGAATCGCGGAACAGTGCCACTAAAGCCGGATAGTCTACCGCTTGGCACCCGCCTTGATATTCTTCAAGCCGCGTAAACATAAGGAGCTGTTCCCGGGAATCTACCGGAGACAGCTCCTTCATACATTTTACAGCAGCAGCATAGGCCGCCTACAGGGTTAGCCTTTTACACTTTCTTTTACAATCGCTACAACGAGTTCGGCTACCTTGACGATATCCCCGGCCTTGATCCGTTCTTTGGTAGTATGAATATTCTCATAGCCGACCGCCAGATTTACCGTTGGCACCTTCAACCCGTTGAACACGTTGGCATCACTGCCGCCGCCGGACGGAAATAGCCGCGGGGTCAGCCCCAGAGAGGTAATCGCTCGTTCCGCCAGCTGCACCACGGGATCATGCTCGTTAAAACTGAACGCCGGATAGATGATCTCACTGCGGAATTCACTCTCTGCGCCGTAGTCACGGGCCGTAGTCTCCAGCGCTTCACGCATGGAAGCGATCTGCAGCTCCACCTTCTCCTGCACAATGCTCCGTGCTTCCGCATCCAGCTGCACATGGTCACAGACCACATTCGTCGGGCCGCCGCCGGCAAATTTGCCGATATTGGCTGTCGTTTCATTGTCGATGCGTCCAAGCTTCATCGCCGAAATCGCCTTGCTGGCGACTTGAATAGCGCTGATTCCATCCTCGGGATTGACACCCGCATGAGCGGATTTACCAAAAATCTGCATCGTCACCTTCGCCTGAGTCGGCGCAGCTACAGCAATGGCGCCTACCTCGCCGTTGGAATCCAACGCAAAACCAAACTCGGCATCCAGATGGGACGGGTCCATGTTCCGGGCACCCAGCAGCCCCGACTCTTCTCCTGCGGTAATGACAAACTGAATTTGTCCGTGCGCCAGCTTCTGCTCCTGAATTACACGGATGGCTTCGAACAGGGCTGCGAGTCCCGCCTTGTCATCCGAGCCGAGAATCGTGCTGCCGTCACTGGTAATCCAGCCGTCTTCACCAAGGGAAGGCTGAATATTTTTGCCGGGAACAACGGTATCCATATGGCAAGTGAAGAGCAGCTTAGGCGCAGCCGTTCCTCCTTCGGCAGGCCAGGTCACAAACAGATTGCCCGCCCCATGTCCCGTGCGTTCCTTGGAATCATCTTCAATGGCGGTAAGGCCCAGGGCGCTGAATTTTGCGATTAGCACGTCGGCAATCTGCCGTTCGTTCCCTGTTTCGCTATCTACACGGACAAGCTCCATGAATTCCTGAATCAAGCGTTCTTGTGAGATCATCGGACTTCCCTCTCTTTCACGGATACGTTACAATGGTAGTATTGTGCTAAACATTCTATATGCCTTTAACTTAAACTAATTTCAAAGGAGTCACTCATGCAACGTCAAAAATGGTTCCGCATCGTTATTTATGTTATGCTGCTCGCCATGATCGCCTCTACCGTGCTCTTCGTCCTGGAGCCCTTCCTGGCCGGTTAATTGCCGCCTGGGCCCGTTAATAATAGCGTCCGGATGCTCCGGGCGCTATTTGACTTGAGCGTACTTGCGGGAGCAGGCTTAATCGGTCTGCTGCACGTCCGTCTGCTCCACAGCAGCAGCCGTTTGGTAAGGAAAATGCTTAAGAAAATAAGGCACCAGCTCGCTGGCTACATCCCCCAGCTCAAAGGAACGCCCGGTACATTCCTCCAGCGAGGTAACCCCGTACTCGGCAATCCCGCAAGGAATAATCCCCTGGAATCCCTGTTCTCCGATCCCCGCGGTGACATTGAACGCGAACCCGTGGCTGGTAATGAAGCCTCTGCGGAATTTGCTCTTGTTGAACTTAACCCCAATGGCACAGATTTTCTGATCACCGACCCAGACTCCGGTATACTCCGGTTTCCGGCTGCCCTCTATGCCATAACCTGCCAAAAAGTCAATAATGACAGCTTCCAGACGACGCAGGTAGCCATGCAAATCCACCTTGCCGTCCACCCCCAGCTTCAGCAGCGGGTAGCCAACCAGCTGACCGGGCCCATGATATGTAATATCTCCTCCCCGGTCAATTTCAAACAGCGCAATACCTTTTTCCTTAAGCTGCCCGGCGCTGAGGAGAAGATGCTCGGGATGATGCTGCGAGCCGATGGTATAGGTTGGCGGATGCTGCAAAAGAATCAGCCGCTCCGGCTCCGTGCCGGCATCAATTGCCTGAACTGCCGCCTTTTGCAGCTCCCAGGCAGCTCCATATTCGATGAGAGGCAGATATGAAACTTCCAATAAGCTTAATTCTGTGCTGTTCATGCTTACAGGTCCCCTTTGTATTACAGTCTCCTGTTACAGGGTTATACCATTCCTTAATACAGTTTCGTATCCGGCGTATAGCCTTCCACATTATCCTTGATGCGCTGCAAAAAGCGGCCGCAAATCACGCCGTCCAGAATCCGGTGGTCCAGCGACAGACAGATATTGGCCATGGAACGCACGGCGATCATATCGTTGATGACTACAGGCTTTTTGACGATGGATTCAAAGGTCAGAATAGCTGCCTGAGGATAGTTAATAATCGGGTAAGACAGAATCGAGCCAAAAGAGCCGGTGTTGTTCACCGTAAAGGTTCCGCCCTGCATATCCTCCAGGCGCAGCTTGCCTTCGCGGGTCTTCATAGCCAACTCGTCGATTTCGCGGGCCAGCCCCGCGACATTCTTCTGGTCCGCCTTTTTGATGACCGGCGTCATAACCGAATCCTCGGTGCCGACTGCCAGGGATATGTTGATTTCGCGTTTGACGATAATCTTATCAACAGCCCAGACCGAGTTCATGATCGGATAATCCTTAATGGCACTGACGACAGCTTTCATCAGAAAAGCCAGATATGTCAGGTTAATGCCTTCCTTGCGCTTGAACTCATCCTTCAGCTTGTTGCGCAGGATAACCAGATTGGTCACATCGACTTCAATCATCGTCCAGGCATGCGGAATTTCCGAGACACTCTGGCGCATCCTTGTCGCAATGGTGTTGCGGATTGGCGTTACGTCTATCAGATATTCCGAGCTGCTTCCCCGCCCGCCCTCTACTTCTATTGTAGGGATACGCGGAGTTTCGCTGAGGTGCAGGCCGGAATGGCGAACCGGCTCCAGCGCTTCCTGCACTTCTTCCTGAATCGCCTGGACAGCAGGCTGCTGCAAAGCTTCCGGTGCCTGCTGTCCGGCTGCACGAGCCGGTGCTGCGGTGGCTCCGGCTGCTGCGCCGCCGTTGTCGAGGTACGTCAGCACGTCCTTGCGTGTGATACGGCCGCCCAGACCAGTCCCCGGCACAGCCGTGAGATCGATGCCATGCTCCGCGGCAAGCGTCTGCACCGCCGGGGAATACCGGGAGCGCATCGGTGCCGATGCGTCAAAGGCGGCGGCAGGTGCTGCCGGTCTGCCCGCTGCCGGAGCTTGGGCAGGCACAGCCGGGCGGGACACAGCCTGCGCCGCAGGCACAGTGTCCGCCGCTGGCGCGCCAGCGGCTGTTTGAGCGGACGGCGCGCTTGGCGCAGCCGGAGCCGCTACGGCAATGCGGGCGATCACTTCGCCCACGCTGACAGTCTGGCCTTCTTCGGCCAGCAGTTCTACCAGTGTGCCGTCCACAGTGGCCGGCAGCTCCGCATTCACTTTATCCGTAATCAGATCACAGAGCGGTTCGTACTGCTCGATGGAATCTCCGGGCTGCTTCAGCCATTTGCCGATCGTTGCCGACACCAGCGACTCTGCCAGCTGGGGCATGATCACATCAGTCAGCTTTGTGTTGTCAGACATAATGTCACTCCTTAAAGTTTTGTAAGCGATGCTTACAGTATTACTTTCGTACAAAACTTGCTTCGGAAGCATACGCTTGAGTTTTGTAAGCAATGCTTATCTATATTGAGTCATCAGGAACTGAAACTAGGTGGAAAAAGTATAACTAATCCGCCGAAATCCTGGCCGTAAAAGGATTTAGTGGGATTTTGTACACTTAATTCCTGCATATTCATCCCATATACCTATTTCCAGCCGAAATAGTGGTACTTTTTCCAACATAGAGTATTCCTTAAGCAAAATAAGCTCGATTAAAGATACTTTTTCCAACATAAGCTTCTTCATAAGCCGAATGAGCTCGGTTAGTGGTCCTTTTTCCACTATATAAACTGAGATTTAGCGGGTTGGGACTGACCGTGACTACGGAGAGTATTTGGATTTCCGGCCGCTGCCCGTCTCGCAGATTGCCTGGCAGATTCCCGGATTGTATACGCTGTTCGCGGTTTAAATCCGCAGACTGCCGCTGCTTCCGGTGCAGTTTTCCTGCGGAAAGCATTCGGGGGGACGCCCCCGCTCCTGCCGTTCCAGCCGCTCCACCGCTCCTGCCGTTCCAGACTTCTCCTCGGCCATTCCCCCCCTTATTCTGGCCCAAGTAAAATCAGTACTGCGCCAGACGCAGCATTTCGGCTTTCACTTTATCCTTGCTCAGCATAAAAAATTTCTCCATCGGCGGGCTGATCGGCATCGCGGGCACATCGGGACCACAGAGGCGGAAGATGGGCGCATCCAGCTCAAACAGGCAATGTTCAGCAATGATCGCTGCCACTTCGCCGCCAATGCCTCCGGTCTTGTTGTCCTCGTGGACAATCAGCACCTTGCCGGTCTGGCGGGCGGCGGCAATGATAGCCTCGCGGTCCAGCGGCTGCAGGGTGCGCAAATCAAGGATATGCGCAGTAATGCCTTCCTCGCGCTCCAGCTCCTCCGCTGCCTGCATGGCAAAATGCAGAGGCAGACTGTACCCGATCACTGTAATATCGCTGCCTTCCCGCAGCAGATTCGCTTCGCCAATCGGAACCGTGTAGTCCCCTTCCGGGACATCCTCCTTGATCAGCTTATAGCATTTTTTGTTCTCGAAGAAGAGGACCGGATCAGGGTCACGCACGGCTGCCTTCAGCAGCCCTTTGGCATCATAGGCCGAATACGGAGCTACAATCTTCAGTCCCGGCGTGCCAAAAAAAATCGATTCCGGGCACTGGGAGTGATACAGCCCGCCGAAGATCCCCCCGCCGATCGGCGCGCGGATCACCACCGGACAGCTCCAGTCGTTATTGGAGCGGTAACGGATTTTGGCTGCTTCGCTGATAATCTGGTTAGTCGCCGGAAGCATGAAATCCGAGTACTGCATTTCGGCAATCGGCTTCATGCCATACATGGCTGCACCGATAGCCACCCCGGCTATCGCAGACTCCGCCAGCGGCGTATCCATCACACGTTCTTCCCCGAACTGCTCCTGCAGCCCTTTGGTGGTGGTGAAGACACCGCCCTTGACGCCAACATCCTCTCCTAGCACGAATACCGATTCATCGCGCTCCATTTCTTCCTTCATTGCCAGCCGGATGGCATCGATATATTCCATAATGGCCATGGGTTAGGCTCCTCCCTTGAGGTCAGATTCACTGTATACATGCAGCAGCGTATCTTCCGGTTTCGGAAACGGCGCATTTTCAGCGTATTCAATCGCAGCCTTGAGCTCCAGATTGTATTCTGCAGCCAGATCGCGTTCCTGCTCGTCGCTCCAAAGCCCGAGTTCAATCAGGTAGGTGCGGAAAGCGGCAATGCCGTCTTTTGCCCAATTGGCATCGACTTCTTCCTTCGTCCGGTAAGCCAGATCATTATCCGAGGTGGAGTGGGGCGACAGGCGGTACATCATCGCTTCAATCAGGGTCGGCCCTTCACCGGCGAGTGCACGCTCCCGTGCTTCCTTCACCACGCGGTATACCTCCAGCGGATCATTCCCGTCTACCCGGACGCCCGGGAAGCCGTAGCCCAGGGCACGGTCACTGACTTTGCCTCCAAGCTGCTTATGGGCTGGTACAGAAATCGCATATTGGTTGTTCTGGCAGAAAATAATGACCGGCAGCTTATTCACACCGGCGAAATTGCACGCTTCATGGAAATCCCCCTGGTTGCTGGAGCCTTCCCCGAACGTGACGAAGGAAACAAATTTCTTCTTCTGCATTTTGGCTGCCAGGGCAAAACCCACGGCATGCGGAACCTGCGTTGTCACCGGACTGGACCCGGTCACGATCCGCAGACGTTTGCTTCCGAAATGGCCTGGCATCTGCCGCCCGCCGCTGTTGGGGTCTTCCGCCTTGGCGAAGACAGAGAGCATCAGCTCACGCGTAGTCATGCCCACAGTCAGCACAAAGGCATAGTCGCGGTAATACGGTAAAAAATAATCGTTCTCCCGGTCCAGCGCAAAAGCCGCCCCCACCTGGGCTGCCTCCTGTCCAATGCCCGAGACATGGAAGTTGATCTTCCCGGCCCGCTGCAGCAGCAGGCTGCGCTCATCGTATTTCCGTCCGAGCTGCATATATCTGTACATATCGATGACCTGGCCGTCACTAAGTCCAAGCGGCTTGTGTCTGTTAACGGTTTCTACAGTACCTTGCGATTCCATATGAGGTACCTCCTAAAAGTTTTGTCAGTATACGCTTCCTTAAATCACTTCGAACAAAACCCGCATTAAAAGCGTATTCTTGCCCTGATCTTAAAACCAGGTACTAAATCGTGCTCCAATTCATTATAATCCCTTTCCCGTGAAAAAGAAAAGCCACGAAAAGCCGGTATGCAGCTGTTTTGACGCCTAAGGCGCCTTCAGCTCCGCCCGGCATTCCCGTGGAGGCTTTCAACGTTAACTAGAATCCGATTGCTCTTCCGTCCACGGCGAGCATCGCTTCGCCGATGATCTCGGATAGCGTCGGATGAGCGTGAACCGCTTCCCCGATCTCCCAGGGAGTGGCATCCAGCAGCTGTGCCAGCGCCGCCTCCCCGATCAGATCCGTAACATGGGGGCCGATCATCTGCACACCGAGAATATCGCCGCTGCTGCGGTCGGCAACCACTTTGACGAAACCGTCCTTCATCCCGTAGACAATCGCTTTGCCGATGGCTGAAAAAGGAAATTTACCCGTAACCACATCCGCGCCAAGCGCCTTGGCTTCTTTCTCGGTATATCCTACACTCGCTACCTCCGGCCGTGTGTAGACGCAGCGCGGCACCAGATGCGGGTGGTAGGGATGGAGCGTCTCACCTGCCAGATGGTTCACCGCCCGGATGCCTTCGTGGCTCGCGGCGTGAGCCAGCTGCAGCCCGCCGATGCAGTCGCCAATCGCATAAATATGCGGCTCATTCGTCTGCATATTCCCATTGACCTCAATAACACCCTTGTCAAAATGAATATCAGTATTTTCAAGTCCGATGTTCTCTATATTGGCTACTCTGCCTACGGATACCAGCAGCTTCTGGGCAGACAGGCTCTGGCTCTGTTCGCCCTTGCGGGCTTCGATAGTCACTCCAGATTCCGTAATCGCACAGGTCTCTGCATCTACGGTTGTCCCTGTCAGAACCTTGACGCCGCGCTTCTTCAGCAGCCGCAGCAGCTCGCGGGCAATCTCTTCGTCCTCAAGCGGCAGCAGCTGGCTTGCGGCTTCTACCACCGTAACCTGCACGCCGAAGTCCGCCAGCATGGAGGCCCATTCCACACCAATGACCCCGCCGCCCACAATAATAATAGAAGCCGGCAGCTCTTCCAGCGTCAACGCTTCCTCACTGCTCAGAATCACCTTGCCATCCGGCTTCAGGCCGGGCAGCACACGGGGGCGCGATCCGGTTGCCACAATGAGATGCCCGGAGACCACGGTCTCCATCTCGCCATTGTCCAGCTCTACAGCCACCGCGCCGCTGCGCGGAGAGAAAATCGAAGGGCCGATGATGCGCCCTTTTCCCTTCAGCACCTGGATTTTATTTTTGCGCATCAGAAACTGTACGCCCTGATGAAGCTGCTCGACTACCGCCTCCTTGCGGGCCTGCACCTTCGGGAACACCAGCTGCACCCCAGTAGTTTCAATGCCGTAACTCTCGCTCTCTTGTATTTCAGCGTATACCTCCGCACTGCGCAGCAGCGATTTGCTCGGAATGCAGCCGCGGTGCAGACAGGTTCCGCCCAGCTTGTCCATTTCTATGACAACAACAGATTTCCCCAGTTGGGCCGCGCGGATCGCCGCCACGTACCCCCCGGTACCTCCGCCAAGTATGGCAACGTCACATGAAATTGTCATGTATGTATCCTCCAGTCATTACTCTTGTTCTGAATTAACCTATTACATTGTACTCTCTTTTATGTGTATTACAAAACTTACAAACGTCATATATCCATGGACTTTTCCCCGTTGAAGCGTTATCATATGGGTGAATTCAAAGGGATTATGGACAAGGGGGACACTCATGAAACTGTTGACCACACGCTTCATTGCCATCCTGATTCTGGTTGTGCCCGGCCTCCTGGCGATGA
This genomic window contains:
- a CDS encoding alpha-ketoacid dehydrogenase subunit beta, which gives rise to MAIMEYIDAIRLAMKEEMERDESVFVLGEDVGVKGGVFTTTKGLQEQFGEERVMDTPLAESAIAGVAIGAAMYGMKPIAEMQYSDFMLPATNQIISEAAKIRYRSNNDWSCPVVIRAPIGGGIFGGLYHSQCPESIFFGTPGLKIVAPYSAYDAKGLLKAAVRDPDPVLFFENKKCYKLIKEDVPEGDYTVPIGEANLLREGSDITVIGYSLPLHFAMQAAEELEREEGITAHILDLRTLQPLDREAIIAAARQTGKVLIVHEDNKTGGIGGEVAAIIAEHCLFELDAPIFRLCGPDVPAMPISPPMEKFFMLSKDKVKAEMLRLAQY
- a CDS encoding dihydrolipoamide acetyltransferase family protein — its product is MSDNTKLTDVIMPQLAESLVSATIGKWLKQPGDSIEQYEPLCDLITDKVNAELPATVDGTLVELLAEEGQTVSVGEVIARIAVAAPAAPSAPSAQTAAGAPAADTVPAAQAVSRPAVPAQAPAAGRPAAPAAAFDASAPMRSRYSPAVQTLAAEHGIDLTAVPGTGLGGRITRKDVLTYLDNGGAAAGATAAPARAAGQQAPEALQQPAVQAIQEEVQEALEPVRHSGLHLSETPRIPTIEVEGGRGSSSEYLIDVTPIRNTIATRMRQSVSEIPHAWTMIEVDVTNLVILRNKLKDEFKRKEGINLTYLAFLMKAVVSAIKDYPIMNSVWAVDKIIVKREINISLAVGTEDSVMTPVIKKADQKNVAGLAREIDELAMKTREGKLRLEDMQGGTFTVNNTGSFGSILSYPIINYPQAAILTFESIVKKPVVINDMIAVRSMANICLSLDHRILDGVICGRFLQRIKDNVEGYTPDTKLY
- a CDS encoding thiamine pyrophosphate-dependent dehydrogenase E1 component subunit alpha, producing MESQGTVETVNRHKPLGLSDGQVIDMYRYMQLGRKYDERSLLLQRAGKINFHVSGIGQEAAQVGAAFALDRENDYFLPYYRDYAFVLTVGMTTRELMLSVFAKAEDPNSGGRQMPGHFGSKRLRIVTGSSPVTTQVPHAVGFALAAKMQKKKFVSFVTFGEGSSNQGDFHEACNFAGVNKLPVIIFCQNNQYAISVPAHKQLGGKVSDRALGYGFPGVRVDGNDPLEVYRVVKEARERALAGEGPTLIEAMMYRLSPHSTSDNDLAYRTKEEVDANWAKDGIAAFRTYLIELGLWSDEQERDLAAEYNLELKAAIEYAENAPFPKPEDTLLHVYSESDLKGGA
- the lpdA gene encoding dihydrolipoyl dehydrogenase → MTISCDVAILGGGTGGYVAAIRAAQLGKSVVVIEMDKLGGTCLHRGCIPSKSLLRSAEVYAEIQESESYGIETTGVQLVFPKVQARKEAVVEQLHQGVQFLMRKNKIQVLKGKGRIIGPSIFSPRSGAVAVELDNGEMETVVSGHLIVATGSRPRVLPGLKPDGKVILSSEEALTLEELPASIIIVGGGVIGVEWASMLADFGVQVTVVEAASQLLPLEDEEIARELLRLLKKRGVKVLTGTTVDAETCAITESGVTIEARKGEQSQSLSAQKLLVSVGRVANIENIGLENTDIHFDKGVIEVNGNMQTNEPHIYAIGDCIGGLQLAHAASHEGIRAVNHLAGETLHPYHPHLVPRCVYTRPEVASVGYTEKEAKALGADVVTGKFPFSAIGKAIVYGMKDGFVKVVADRSSGDILGVQMIGPHVTDLIGEAALAQLLDATPWEIGEAVHAHPTLSEIIGEAMLAVDGRAIGF